From the genome of Bacteroidales bacterium:
TTTGAAGGGTTAGGGTATATATTAATATTTTTTGAGTAAAATTCAATATCGGTACTTAGGTTAACTTCAACTGTCCAGTTTTCTGTTACTCCTTTTTCGGAAGTTATTTGATATGTTAGTGAGCCTGATGAAAAGTTGTTTACGGTTTCTCCGCTTATTTGTTCTGTGCCGTTTATTTCAATATATGATTTTACGGCATTTTTAAAGTTTGCCGTTAAGTTTGATATGTCGGTATTTGAAGGCATATTAACATAGACTGTTTTAGTGTCATAATTTATTTCTCCTACAACTGAATCGTTTTCAGAAATTAATGAATAGAAAATAAAATCGTTTCCTGCACAAAGTTGCGGTGCAATGCCTACAGCTGTTAATGTGTCTCTCAGATGATAGGTTTCATTAATATATAGGTCGTCTATAATAATTTGTTTATCGGGAGAAATTAGAATGTGGTAAGGTGTGTAGCTTATTCCGTAATCACTGAAAACTGAACTGCCTTGTCCTTCAATACCGCTTATGGGAGGAAAGTTCATTGAATAGTTTTCGGCAAAGGATCTTACCGTGGCATTGTCTGAAGATAATTCAATTCCGAGGAATGCAATTTTACCGTAACCGCAACCGAATTCTTGAAATACTGTATCAATTGAGGGGGTTATATATTGACAGGGACCGCATCCTGTACCGAAAAAGTCAATAAATACAAATTGTCCGTTATCTAAATAATCTTTAAACAGGCTGTGTTTGTGTCCGTATATATCTTCAGCCGTAAAATCGGAAGGACCTTTTTGGCTGAATAAGTTAAGGTTTACACTTATTAAAATTGATATTATTACTATTCTCATAAGTTTTAATTAGAAGTTATTCTTCATGGTAATATTTCTGTTATATAACATGATGTAAAAATAATAATAAGTTGCAATATTTTCAGAGAATTGCAAATAATTATAGTAGTGTTTTTTTACGATGCTCCCTTACTATTGTGAAACAGTATATTGTTTTGGATAGGGTTTTCTTTTTGCTGCCGGTTAATGTCAGTTGAAAGTTAAAAGTTAAAAGTTGAAAGTTGAAAGTTGAAAGTTTTTTTGTAATATGTATGCTTGTTACGGCTTGCATTTCGCCTTGTTGCCAATCGGGGTTAGGCAAATGTATATTGTCCGGATATAATATTTTCAGCAGACTTTTAATATAATTAATTTATCTTTTTTATTTTAATACTACCGGGATATATATAGCCGGGATCTGTATTTGGTGCAGGGGCATAGTCAAAATCTCTCCACTCATAATAGTAACCGTTTTTTTCGGGTTTTAAGAAAAACTCATAATTTTCATTTCCTTCATATTCTATATAATAATATCCGTTTTCATTTGTATAGGTATAAATACCGGTAGTATCAGGATAATTTGCATTGCCGACGGGACGTTTTAACACTGATATTTTTACGCTGTCAATCCAATACGTAGAATCTTCATCGCACATAATATATCCCTTAATTTTTACGGGACCTTTTTTTACCATTTGGTAGTTTGTGTCTTCATAAGGCTCACCCCCTTTGTATAATTGCGGATAAGGAGAGTTGTTTCTTACCGGATAAATATAATCGGGATGGGTCATATCTATATAATAAATACCGTTTTTTACTTCAATATCGTAATATCCGTTTTTATCCGTATAAAATATATAATCGGTTTCCTCCAATTCTCCGTCATATTCTTCTGATTTATATAATTTCATTTTTACCTTTGATATTCCGTTTCCGAGGGTGTCGGTAATATATCCGTATTGTCTCGAATATTTTGAAGCTCCCCATATTAAACGTTTACAAGATTGAATATTTACCGCAAAAAATATTACAGCTGCCGAAAATAAAATGTATTTTATTGTTTTCATTTTCTTTTAGTTAAAGTAAAGTTGAAAGCATAAAGTTAAAAGTTTTTTTGCAATATATATGCTTGTTACGGCTTGTTGCCAAAAATTTAAAAGGTATTATTCTCCTGTTTTTTTCATTTCAAAGCCCCAAGATATAACATAACCCGGGTCATAATTTTTTGCTTTACTGCAATCTTCAAAATAGTAACCTCCGTCATAATAATAACCTTCTTTTTCGGGTTTTAAGAAAAATTCGTAATTTTTATCTTCCGGATATTCTAAATAAAAAATACCGTTTTCGTTTGTATAAGCATAAATTCCGGTATTGTCCGGATAGTTTGTATTACCGACGGGACGTTTTAATACGGATACTTTTACGCTGTCAAGCCAATATGTCAAATCCGGAGAAACATATCTTATATCCCCCTTAATTTTTACGGGACCTTTTTTTACCATTTGGTAGTTTCTTTCTTCAACGGATTCTCCTCTTGAAGTTTGCGGATAAGGAGAGTTGTTTCTTACCGGATAAATATAATCGGGATGGGTCATATCTATATAATAAATATAATCATTATTATCAATATATATTTCATAATGACCGTTTTTGTCAGTATAAAAAACATAATCGGTTTTTTCTGTTTTTCCGAAAAATTCTTCTGCTTTTAGAGTATCTAATCTGACGTTCGATATTCCGTTTCCGAGGGTGTCGGTAATATATCCGTTTTGTTTTACAAAAGTAGGTGCTCCGAAAATATTGTATTTACAAGATTGAATATTTACCGCAAAAAATATTACAGCTGCCGAAAATAAAATGTATTTTATTGTTTTCATGTGTCTAAATTTATGCAATTAACTAACAATGGATAAGTTAAATGCTTACTGTTATTTGTTAAATTTGTTTTGTTCTGCACATAGGAACACCTGTAACTATGAGCAAGAAATAAAGTCGGTACGTTTAGTCATGTCCTTGGGTGTTAAACTTGTTTATCATGGGTGTTTCATTGTTTTATGATTTTACGTGATATTATTTTATTGTCGTAATTTATTTTTAAAATATATATTCCGCTTGGTTTGTCGCTTATGTTTATTTGTATGTTGTTTTGTTTTATATTGTTTTTCAAATATACGATTTTTCCGGCTACGCTTTGTATTGATAATTGAATATTGTTTATTGAATATTGATTATTTATATTTATGTTAAATATTCCTTTTGAGGGGTTGGGGTAAATTGTTATGTTTTCGGCTTCGGGCAATACCGTATTGCTTGTTTTGTTTTTATTTTTGTATATTTTGTTTTGCTTGTCGTTCTCTGTCCATTCTTCCGTAATTAAGTTATTTATGTATGCTCCGGTGTGCAAATGCAACTTATCTGCTGCACTTGCGTGAAAACCGTTTGTAATATGTATGCTTGTTACGGCTTGCATCTACGCTGAACTGAATAAAACATTACGGTTAATAGAAGTATAGGAATTATTAGTTTTGTTTTCATAATTCATTCTGTTTTAATTTAATTTTTGCATTTCAATATCCATTAGACCTGATTGTTCAGATTTTACAGTTATTTCAATTTGTTTATCCCAATAATTTTCATGTTTTAAGTAGAAACAGTAATAAGGATACCCATAATTATAAAAATCAATATTAAAATTTCCGGATTGGTCTGTATATGTATAATATTTTGTTTCAAATTTTTGCGATGTATTATTCCTTAATTTGTAAAATACAGGCACTTTAACATTGTTTATGCCTTCTCCTGTTTCGTTATCTGTTACTGTTCCCAATATATTTGTTTTTTTTAAAGGACGCATGGTAATATTTATTTTATTTTTTTCTCCGTAATCAACTCTTATAACATGTCGTTTGAAATCATCATCATAATCTGAAATTGACATGTATGCTTCCTTATAGGGATATACGGCATATATAGGAGTTCCTAAATAACTTGAAGTGGAATTTTTTATTTTA
Proteins encoded in this window:
- a CDS encoding T9SS type A sorting domain-containing protein — its product is MRIVIISILISVNLNLFSQKGPSDFTAEDIYGHKHSLFKDYLDNGQFVFIDFFGTGCGPCQYITPSIDTVFQEFGCGYGKIAFLGIELSSDNATVRSFAENYSMNFPPISGIEGQGSSVFSDYGISYTPYHILISPDKQIIIDDLYINETYHLRDTLTAVGIAPQLCAGNDFIFYSLISENDSVVGEINYDTKTVYVNMPSNTDISNLTANFKNAVKSYIEINGTEQISGETVNNFSSGSLTYQITSEKGVTENWTVEVNLSTDIEFYSKNINIYPNPSKGKFTILNNIFSDNKENRITIIITDLSGKTILKTLIDNELINIDLSNQAKGIYFLNIENKYTKFTKKLVIY
- a CDS encoding T9SS type A sorting domain-containing protein, with amino-acid sequence MQAVTSIHITNGFHASAADKLHLHTGAYINNLITEEWTENDKQNKIYKNKNKTSNTVLPEAENITIYPNPSKGIFNININNQYSINNIQLSIQSVAGKIVYLKNNIKQNNIQINISDKPSGIYILKINYDNKIISRKIIKQ
- a CDS encoding carboxypeptidase-like regulatory domain-containing protein, whose product is MKTKLIISAFLTILLFSSCDWFMKITMPVTRITGRVIDQNENPISDVCIYLYDNNSLSDGVILVDSTFSDNEGNYKIKNSTSSYLGTPIYAVYPYKEAYMSISDYDDDFKRHVIRVDYGEKNKINITMRPLKKTNILGTVTDNETGEGINNVKVPVFYKLRNNTSQKFETKYYTYTDQSGNFNIDFYNYGYPYYCFYLKHENYWDKQIEITVKSEQSGLMDIEMQKLN